A segment of the Parasphingopyxis algicola genome:
GGCGATCCGCCGGTCGCTATAGGTCACCGATTCGTAGCTCGGGAAATAGCAGACCTGGCTGCGCTCGGTGACGACATGCTCGGCAACCGCGCGCAGCACGGATTTGGAATAGCTGTTCGCGGTCATGACATCCATTCGGCGATGGGTCTGCATCATCGGTACCGGCGAAACGGTAAGGACGATCTGGAGGCCGCGCGGCCCGTTCGCCATGCACAGGTCCAGCGCCCGGTTCAGATAGTCCCGGCATTCGTCGAACGTCAGCACGTGGAGCGAGAACCGGTCCGGCCATTTTTTCATGACCGACGGCAGCGGCGCGGTATTCAGATATATCTGCGCCTTCTCGTCCCACCACAGCTCGACCAGCCCCAGGGTCATGATCAGCACCCGGCATTCGGACAGCATGCGCGTCGCCTCGAAGAGCCCGCGGCGGCGTTCGCGCAGCAGTTCGACCGGCGCTGGCCGGATGCTGTTGATCATGTGCAGATCGACGAACTTGTCCTTGCCGACTTCGACGAACGCATCTTCCTCGTCAAAATCCTGCGCGCCGAACGCCCAGGCGAGTTCGTTGTAGATGGACGGGGTGCCGAAATTGTTGACGACCTCGACATTGACGTCGGCAAATGCGGGTTGGGCCAGCAGGTCGCGCATCGGAATGCGGAAGCCGCGTTTGATCAGCTCGTTTTCGACATGGCGCGCGAAACAGGAGCCGATGGTGAATATCCGCTCCTTGCGCCTGAATTTGAACGGCACGTCGAACGCGGGTTTGGCGACGGGCTCGACGCGATTGTCCTCCAGCCGGTTGCCCCAGGTCGACACTTGGTTGGCCTTGCGGATGCGAACGGCTTCGGGGCCGTTGTGGATCAGCAAAGGCATGTTTGCTCACGCATGTTCGGGCTTTCTCGACACGCGGCGAGGCTAGGCGATTTTGCCGGTGCGGAAAAGGAGAGTTTCGCGGCGGATATGGCGCGCGCCCGTCGGCACCGGGCTGCGGCATCGCGTCGGCGGTTACGGGATCGAAAGCCGCGATCAGGCGGCGGCGCTGGCCTGATCGAAGCCGTCGAACGTGCAGGTCGCGGCAAACACCTCCTTCGCCACGGTCGAGACCGTTCGCTCGAACGTCTCGTCGACGAATTCCCCGTGCTGGAGCAGTCTGGGCAGCGCCAGCGCCGCCTCGAGCATCATCAGGCAGCGCTCCCGCATGCCGTGGAGCAGCACGATGCTCAGCTCGTTTCTTTCGCCGGCCTTGGCGACGGCGGTCTCCAGCCCGGCCCGCAGCGGCTCGGCGATCCGGCCCTCATAGGCGGTCTTGATCCACGGATCGGTATGCTCGTCGCGCAGCCGCAGGAAGAGCAGATGCTGATACGAATCGCTGCCGACGATATCGGCCGCATGCCGGACATAGTCCTGGATCGTCCGGTTTACCGAGAGACCCGGCGACGGCGGCGCGGCGATCCGCTCTTCCACCCGATCGATCAGCCGGGCGACGCAGGCGCGATAAATGTCTTCCAGCCCGTCGAATGAATAATAGACCTGCCAGTAGCTGATTTCGAGATTGTCCGCGATGTCCTCGACGCTCACGGCCGACCAGGGCCGTTCGAGGAAAAGCGGCAGCGCGCCTGCCGCGATGGCGGCGCGCCGTTCCTGCCAATCGATAGCTTTGCCGATCCGGTTTTTCCTGCTGCAGGCCATTCCAACACCTCTCGCTTCGTTCGGCTCTCAAATACCACGTTTCGTAATAAATAATATGTATCGTAATATGGCCTGTCTCGCAATATGCGCGGAATTTTCGATAAAACTTCGAAAAACAGAGATAAATCGCACTGTTGTTCGATTGCCACAGATCAGCATGAACTACGGATCGAGCGAAAAAATCGTTGAGGGATGAAATCAGGAGCGCCATAAGCCCGTCGCATGGTCATCGACGAGTTGGATATTTCGTCAACCAGAACAGGAAGTGCGGCGTCGCCTCACCGGCATCGCGACAGATGAAATCGTCGCGCCGGCGCCGCTGAAAAGGATTTTTTGAAGGGGTTTGAATTCCATGACTACAGCAACACAATCGACGTCATTCACGGCACGGACTCGGGGCATGCGCGCCTTGCTGCTGGGCGGTGCCGCGACGGCCTTTGTCGCGACGCCGGCCTTTGCGCAGGATAGCGAACAGCTCGCGGCCGCGAGTACAACCGAACAGCCGGCGATCGTCGTTACGGGTACGCGCATCACGAATCCGAACCTCGAACAGTCGAGCCCGATCCAGGTGGTCGGCCAGGACGAGATCGATTTTCGCCAGTCGACGAACGCCGAGGAACTGATCGGCGATCTGCCGGGCATCACCCCGGGCGCCAGCAACTCCGTCAATAACGGCAGCGCGGGTATCGCGACGCTGAACCTGCGCGGCCTCGATTCGCGGCGCAACATCGTGCTGCTGGACGGCACGCGTCTCGTTCCGGCATCGCTGTTCAGCGAGACCGATCTCAACACCATTCCGGTGGCGCTGATCGAGCGGGTCGAGATCGTCACGGGCG
Coding sequences within it:
- a CDS encoding TetR/AcrR family transcriptional regulator — its product is MACSRKNRIGKAIDWQERRAAIAAGALPLFLERPWSAVSVEDIADNLEISYWQVYYSFDGLEDIYRACVARLIDRVEERIAAPPSPGLSVNRTIQDYVRHAADIVGSDSYQHLLFLRLRDEHTDPWIKTAYEGRIAEPLRAGLETAVAKAGERNELSIVLLHGMRERCLMMLEAALALPRLLQHGEFVDETFERTVSTVAKEVFAATCTFDGFDQASAAA
- a CDS encoding GSCFA domain-containing protein, giving the protein MPLLIHNGPEAVRIRKANQVSTWGNRLEDNRVEPVAKPAFDVPFKFRRKERIFTIGSCFARHVENELIKRGFRIPMRDLLAQPAFADVNVEVVNNFGTPSIYNELAWAFGAQDFDEEDAFVEVGKDKFVDLHMINSIRPAPVELLRERRRGLFEATRMLSECRVLIMTLGLVELWWDEKAQIYLNTAPLPSVMKKWPDRFSLHVLTFDECRDYLNRALDLCMANGPRGLQIVLTVSPVPMMQTHRRMDVMTANSYSKSVLRAVAEHVVTERSQVCYFPSYESVTYSDRRIAWMDDLVHVTKDIVAFNVERMVNAFTGRTTDTEWILPDDAQLPAEDAAALILAERANQARIYDDAAFFAEHRDAATTSPAFRREYARFLAERDAHEEVATLLADDTRIEMQLLCAQSLMELGEYRQAVAIADRICADPPKGDLHWRILVDATMAAGTADEVVAVERRWIDYNPRYRCAAKVHVGQAFRLVRNYEAAIERLGDAVSIGEKTPPIVIQLADCLIATKRYEEALDAMKGVTGANDRQIRRLQSLRQRAEKYLNQKPG